The sequence below is a genomic window from Lolium perenne isolate Kyuss_39 chromosome 4, Kyuss_2.0, whole genome shotgun sequence.
gaaatctgtGTAAATGCTGTCTGAAGATCAAGATTAATTGCAAAATCTGACACCCTTCTTGGATCTGAAGCTGATGTAGTCTGCTGCCCAGAAAGTTAAGTGTAGATAATGTAGTAACCAACTTTTTTGGATAGCTGAAGTGAGCAGGTTTTGAATGGTGTGGAGATTCATTGTTCTCACTTTTCATGTATTGATAAGTCTCTGTTCGGGACTGTTCGGGACGGAGGATTTTCCCTGTTCCATAGGAATGAATCCCTTTGGGATGTTGGGATAAGAAAACTGTTCACCACCTGTGGTGTTTTGTAGGAATTTCGGAGGAAACAAAACATCCACTTGTACTGGATGAAAAATCTTAACGTGAAAATTATCCGTTGGTTTCAAATCCTTAGTTGTGCAAAGTATATTCCTTTCATGCATCTCTACCTTTTGGTATGCGTCCTCATGCCAGTAGAAGGGTCCCACAAATTTTATGCCTTAATGCTGTTACTGCTCAATCTGAATGATCAAAAACTCAACAGAGATGGCAGCATAGTCGATGCACGCTTGTATTGATCGATAAACTGCCCAAGGGCCTTGCCACTGATGCACCAAACAGGACACAAGTACAACATGCATTGAATTGCTTGTCTGAGCTATTTTTGTAGAGAAGAAAGATAAGAACAAAATAAAAACCTCTCACCTTACCAACGAAGGCCCAGTGAACTTTATATTACTCCAACTAAACCAATTCAATTACAGTACAATTTTTGTTGCTGTAATTTGACTTTGGTACAACTCATGCTTCCAGCCTCGTGACATCGCTTGCTTTCTGGATCAGGTTACGCTAGGCCGTTAGTCCACAGAAACATCTAGGCATTTGAGACAAGACACAAATTAAGTcgaattttcaacaagtgatgaaCCTCCATTTCTTAACTCCTGACTGCACTTACATGTGCAACAGATAACAAAAACCTGTCTTACAGTACTTTAGCTGGGATGATAGATTACAAAAAGGTGACCGGCCAAAACTGAGCTCAAACTAACCAGAGTACATCAATCCATCAATGTCTAGCAATGATCAATAAGAGACGAAATACAGATGGAAATCACTTCAGTAGCATTTCAGCAATCTGCACAGCATTCAGCGCAGCACCTTTACGTATCTGATCTCCACACACAAATATTTCCAACCTGCCATTGAGGAGCTAATTAGGTTCTAGTGTAAAGTTCCATTTGAGTACAAACAATCATAAGAAACAAAATTATAATGGAGTGCAACCCCCTTTGCCCCATCTTACAGCGCTCCACGATAGCCATGAGGCGAGCCATATGTCGAGCGCTGGTTGGGCGAGCTGAGAACTATTCCGAACCGTTCGATCAGGGAACGAGTTCCGCCTCGCTCTGGACCGTCGATTGTCACGGAGTGTGATAGCATCCGGCCCCGACGGAAGCCCTAGCCGCCACACCCCGCGCCCTCTCGCTCCCGCCCCTTCGTCTCTTCTCTGCCGCCGCCGTCCCCTCCCTCGCATCTCAGGCTGTAGGTGGGCCTGTCCGTGGGAAACCACCTCTTGGCCACCTCTGTCCGCCAGCCCAAAGCGGGAGGCCACTTGCTGCACTTTTATTTTTTTAATAGGAAGTGGCGTCCAGTCGGCCCACTTTAGCCCGCCAAGCGCATGGGCCGTTGGTCGTTGGCGTGGATTCCGCTCCAAAAAGAAAAGCGATCGCTGGGGGGATCAAGAGATCGAGGCTTGTAGCTGCTTATTCCTTCAGACTTTACCCACTAGCTTTTTATTCCTTCAGACGTGTACTTGCTATAAATTATACATGTATAAGCAGCGTCCAGAAATTCAGAGTATTTCAAAACAATACAAATGGAAATACAAATGGAAATGACAGGAAAATGTCCCATTAAATTCAGAGTATCTCAAAACAACACAAACAGAAATGACAGGAGAATGCCTCTCAAACACATGAGCATCTCTTTTAAAATGAGTACACAATattatcaggtcatggaaaaTTTACTGAAAGAAGTAAGCTTCACAATGCCCTGTTAAACATCCGGATGAATTAGAAGTAGTGAAGTTCGACAGATTCAGAAATTTTGTTAGCACACTCCGCTAACAAACGGCTTAACAACACAGGTAATGTCATGACCAAGCTATATAACTTACGTAGCACATCTCTGAACAAGCTTCTATTGCACATAGTATCGGTTGCTTACTGTTGAGATCATCTATATCATGCAGCTGTTTTTGTCAACAACGCACACACCCAGTGACAAGATGCTGAACCAGGCAACCCTAGAATTCGTTTTCTCGCTCACTTCCCGCATCTCCGCCTCCCTGCATAAACAGATCATAAATTATGCAATGAATTGACCATTCCAACTACAGTACATAAGATACTTGGACTGGACAAGCTATAAGATACTTGGACTGCAATAAATTATGCAATCAAGTTACAGGATGTCATGACCAAGCTATAAGATACTTGGACTGGACAATACAATCAAGTTACAGGTAATGTCTAGAAATTCAGAGTATTTCAAAACAATAGAATCTAGAGTATATTTTTAGGTTCTCTTACAGTACACACCAGACTAGCTACAGCATGTCAAAAACAAACGCCATGAAGGAGATATAATTTCAGAGTACCAACCTCAGGTACATATCAGTTAACATCTGGCACATCAGGTACCACAGACAAGATGATCCACCACTCTTTGTTCTTCACAGCGGTTTTCCTGTCCAGCATTTGTAGGTTCTGCAGCAATACAAGTCAAAATAGGCCACACGATACAAATGTATGAAATAGAGTAGATGCTGGAAAAAGGTACTTACTGCGAGATCTAATCCAATCACCATAACACATCAATGCCTCAACAGTTTCAGGTGCTAGGCTACTTCTGTGATCTGTAATTACTCTCCCACATGCGCTGAACGCAGATTCTGAGGCAACCGTTGAAGCTGGTACAGCTAGCACATCACGAGCCATGTTGCCAAGGATTGGATACCTTTCCGAGTTCACATCCCACCACTTAAGGATGTTGAAATCTGGTGTACAAGGATGAAACCCTTCTTCAACGTACTGTTGCAGCTCATTGCGGCATCTAGCTACCTTAAGCTTTATATGCGCCTGCCAATCCGAGAGAGAAGTATCAGCCAAAGCAACCTCCTCACCACTTCCTTCTTGTGACAAAATTTCCATATTTTCTTCAAACTCAGCTGTATATTCAGTAAACAATACTTCCATAGCTGTCCACATATCACCAGTAAGAGATACTCTATGATTGAAATTTTTGAAGGAAGTTTCATATTGATCTCTAAACTGACGGTAAGCTTCCATGCAATCATTCTGGATAGTTACTCTATTGACTGACTTGAACCATGGATTCAATGATGCACAAAACTTCCTAAAACCAGCATACTCAACAAATGTAAACGGGAGCACATGCAAGACAACTAGATTGACAAGCTCAATTCTGGCAGCTTCTTGATCAAATTTCCAATCAGGGTCTATTTCATCGGAAGTTTTAATTTGCTTAATCACACCATCCATTGAATCTTTCACCTCACATACCTTCAAATGTCTACCAAGTTGGCTGGTACCTGATACCTTTGAAGCTGGAAATACATTGTTGCAATACTTGCATCGGCCTTGCATTAATAATCCCCCGACATATATTGGCTCAGCATCCTTCCATATTTTAGAGGTAAGCTTGCGTGGCCTGCGTTTGGAGCCTACAAGTACGACATTGTCAAATGTTGCCATTTTCATTGTATGATAATCATATTTGACAACATTGGTAGAGGTTTAAACGTACCATTTGTAGGAGTGGGTGATGGATCATGCATAGATGCTGGGGTACCATTTGTAGCAGTAGGTGATAGATCATCTGCTGGAAGAACTGCAACTAAATAAATAAAGGCGGCATCTCCTGGAAGGAATTTGAAGTTGTCTTAGCACAGCCTTTTTTCGCAGCTACGGAACTTCGAAATAAGGAAAGCTATCAATGCGTGGGAAATTTATGGAAGGATCCAGAATAAAGGGACGCGTGTTACTGTCGTCGCTGAGACTTCACATATTCTATTTGTTACTAATGAGCCATAGAAAGCTCAGGTGCAATCCTGTGTAGATGCGCATAGGTCTCCAAGGTTTATCTCAATTCTCACATCACACGATGAAGAACCAAGTGCACAACAGTCAGAAAATAATTCAGCTACAAAGTACTAACAATTAGAACCAAGTGCAATCCTGTCTATTGATTTGCTGATATCGACAGGAATAGCTGGAACAGGAAGTCTCATTTTACAAAATTATGGGATGCAGCATATCTACAGAATGGTTTGTCCAAGGATCCCCAATCAATTCAGTTTAGGACCTAATCCGTTTGATCATCTAACCGTGCAGCGTTAAAGTCGATGGAAACATGCCAACGAGAAAATTACAGCACAGATGGGTGGAAGAGTATACCTTCTTGCGGATCTTCTTCGGCAGCTTCCCATGAATTTCGCTGGAAATCTTTGGCTCCCCACCGACCTGCAGTTGAGGATCCCCAAGAACATCGCCGGCCGCCGGGACCTCCTCTCCGATCTGCTGCTGAAGGGACGGCGTGAGCTTGGCCATGGTGGGAGAAGTGGAgcggagggagggaggggctgcTGATTGAGCGGAGGGAGAGATCGGAGGGAGCGGCGGCGGACTTTCACCGGCCATGGTGCGGCGCCCGTCCAAGGAAGCGGAGCCAGGGAGAAGTATCCAGGACGACGACCTAATCCATCGAGGCGGCGCAACGGCGGTAGCGAACGCGTAGCGGAAGCCCACCAAGCTTTTTCTCTTCACCGTGGGTGTTCGTTAAGAGGCTTTAATTGGGCTGGGCTGGCGGCACCGTGGACGGCCCGTGACCACCTACAGGCTTACTAGTCGCATCGGTGGTCCATGGTCCCAACTCGGTCGGCGCGCTGCTGCACCGCATGGGAGCCGGTGAGTTCCGCGTTGAGGTAATCTTGCTTAGATTGAAGCCTGCCGGGGTTGCTCGTCGCCCAGCATCTCCTCCGTCTAGATTTGCCGCAAACAACCTCATCCAGGGCCGAGCCATGGGCACCAGTCCTTGACGAAGTTTGCATCGTGAGCTCGACTACAGGTAGCCGGCCGGCCGTGCCCCTTTCCTCTCTCTCCCCCTGCATCTCTCTATCTCCCTTTTTCTATTCTACCCTTTCTCCCCTGAAGAAGCAACTTCTTTTGGAGGAGCAGCAAACCATGGGGGATCTGGGTCTCCTTGGGCATGGAGCAGCAAGCCATGTCGTATTGTCATGTAGTTGCATCCAACTAAATTAACAACACGAGTAATTGTACTGCTTAAAGTATGCATGTTGTTCTAGAAAAAATTCTATCCGAAAATCATAAGTACCTGTTTGGACTTCTTGAATTCTCTAATTTTTTTTGATGAATCCTACATTTTGTTCAGAATTATGGGCATCTTCTATTTTGTTCTTATCTGAGCAAGTCATTGTATTACTTACTGATGTGGCAAGTGCTAATCCTACAATTAAATGACCAGAGTGACATGCACCTAGGTAATGTTATACTGCTTGTAGACACCAAAGAAGCAAAATCTGAGGTATATGTGTGATTCCTCTTCAATTATACTTTCCTGTTTTTGATGTATCGTGATTTCATATAGATT
It includes:
- the LOC127292756 gene encoding putative AC transposase; this translates as MGSNDGAHAESINLQFENPLDEDTARQILRAAPGVTIKDDRASNRLPTPLEIGEEVPAAGDVLGDPQLQVGGEPKISSEIHGKLPKKIRKKAHIKLKVARCRNELQQYVEEGFHPCTPDFNILKWWDVNSERYPILGNMARDVLAVPASTVASESAFSACGRVITDHRSSLAPETVEALMCYGDWIRSRKPTNAGQENRCEEQRVVDHLVCGT